A window of the Desulfobacterales bacterium genome harbors these coding sequences:
- a CDS encoding IS1 family transposase, with product LVRKTLSFSKKIENHIGAIWNFIHHYNLKIAPTLATT from the coding sequence GTTTAGTACGAAAAACGCTATCATTTTCCAAAAAGATCGAAAACCATATAGGAGCAATCTGGAATTTTATTCATCATTACAATTTGAAAATAGCGCCAACACTGGCCACTACTTGA